In a genomic window of Gouania willdenowi chromosome 11, fGouWil2.1, whole genome shotgun sequence:
- the zftraf1 gene encoding zinc finger TRAF-type-containing protein 1 — protein MSSMEERDVGVAAAPGSSSAGLGAVGAAVEAAAGVAALQEEIGIRREGPEPHQDEPPKKRVRAPEGESGKLEERLYSVLCCTVCLDLPKASVYQCTNGHLMCAGCFIHLLADSRLKEEQATCPNCRCEISKNLCCRNLAVEKAVSELPTECTFCLKQFPRSSLERHQKEECQDRVTQCKYKRIGCPWQGPFHELPAHEEECSHPTKTGTELMGILGEMDQSHRRDMQLYNSIFSLLCYEKIGFTEVQFRPYRTDDFITRLYYETPRFTVLNQTWVLKARVNDSERNPNLSCKRTLSFQLILKSKVNSALECSFLLLKGPYDDVRIKPVIHHHSFSNDTNETEYVLLPISDSVECNKLLAAKNINLRLFIFQVQK, from the exons ATGTCTTCGATGGAGGAGAGGGACGTGGGCGTTGCGGCCGCCCCTGGCTCCTCCTCGGCCGGCCTCGGAGCTGTGGGGGCAGCGGTGGAGGCTGCGGCCGGGGTCGCAGCCCTGCAGGAGGAGATCGGGATACGGCGAGAAGGGCCCGAGCCTCACCAGGACGAGCCCCCCAAGAAGAGGGTGAGAGCACCCGAAGGAGAATCAGGAAAGCTGGAGGAGAGACTGTACTCAGTGCTGTGCTGCACTGTGTGCCTAGACTTGCCCAAGGCGTCTGTATATCAG TGTACCAATGGTCACCTGATGTGTGCCGGCTGCTTTATCCACCTCCTGGCTGATTCTCGTCTCAAGGAGGAACAAGCAACATGTCCCAACTGCAG gtGTGAGATTAGCAAGAACCTATGCTGCCGGAACCTGGCAGTGGAGAAGGCTGTCAGCGAACTGCCGACAGAGTGCACTTTCTGCCTAAAACAGTTCCCTCGTTCCAGCCTAGAGAGGCACCAGAAAGAAGAGTGTCAAGACAG GGTGACGCAATGTAAGTACAAGAGGATCGGCTGCCCCTGGCAAGGTCCCTTCCATGAGCTGCCAGCACACGAGGAAGAGTGCTCTCATCCCACCAAGACTGGAACAGAGTTGATGGGTATACTGGGTGAGATGGACCAGAGCCACCGTAGAGACATGCAGCTCTACAACAGCATCTTCAGCCTGCTCTGTTATGAGAAGATTGGCTTCACAG AGGTGCAGTTCAGGCCGTACCGCACCGATGACTTCATCACTCGCCTGTACTATGAAACGCCGCGTTTCACTGTTCTCAACCAGACGTGGGTGCTGAAGGCCCGGGTTAATGATTCCGAGCGTAATCCCAATCTCTCCTGCAAGCGCACACTTTCCTTTCAGCTCATTCTCAAGAGCAAG GTGAACTCGGCTCTAGAATGTTCCTTCCTGCTACTGAAGGGCCCATACGACGACGTGCGCATCAAGCCCGTCATCCACCATCACTCGTTCAGCAACGACACCAATGAGACCGAGTATGTCCTGCTGCCCATCTCTGATTCAGTGGAGTGCAACAAACTGCTGGCTGCCAAAAACATCAACCTGCGCCTGTTCATCTTCCAAGTCcaaaaataa